In one Lycorma delicatula isolate Av1 chromosome 5, ASM4794821v1, whole genome shotgun sequence genomic region, the following are encoded:
- the inaF-D gene encoding trp-interacting inaF-D produces the protein MSVGSYQRGASNNSSTGTNNNNNNNCDVSINTSSVRLAGDNTKDRMYEPKHHQKAVRVLTVVAYIFFVSLAAIMLSLYYVFLYNPPPPQPSYNMSASPNDNECRTNRGMNNQTTQTPALETPRVLSVKNHNVNEIYEIETNSISTSTTEMNNVDLYNSSNITQPENNKKKKKLTVIKID, from the exons ATGAGTGTGGGTTCGTATCAACGCGGTGCAAGTAATAACAGCAGTACAGGCactaacaacaacaacaataataattgtgatGTCAGCATCAACACGAGCAGCGTCCGCTTGGCGGGCGATAACACCAAAGATCGTATGTACGAGCCGAAACATCATCAGAAAGCGGTCCGGGTCCTGACCGTGGTAGCTTACATATTTTTCGTATCGCTGGCAGCCATCATGTTATCTCTGTATTACGTGTTCCTATATAATCCTCCACCTCCACAGCCGTCCTACAATATGAGCGCCTCTCCAAACGATAATGAATGCAGGACCAACCGAG GTATGAATAATCAAACGACTCAGACGCCGGCTTTAGAAACTCCGAGAGTACTGTCTGTAAAAAATcacaatgtaaatgaaatttacgaGATAGAAACTAATTCGATAAGTACGTCTACAACAGAAATGAATAACGTCGACCTTTACAACAGCAGTAATATAACACAGccggaaaataataaaaaaaaaaagaaacttaccgttataaaaatcgattaa